One Tenebrio molitor chromosome 2, icTenMoli1.1, whole genome shotgun sequence genomic region harbors:
- the Mtap gene encoding S-methyl-5'-thioadenosine phosphorylase encodes MSKKIKIGIIGGSGLDNPDILKNSKIKTAPQTPFGKPSDDLTVGEIEGIECVLLARHGRKHNVMPGNVNYRANIWTLKEEGCTHIVAATATGSLQEHIKPGDIVILDNFIDRTQGRKQTFYDGEAKHPQGICHLPMEPAFHEKTRQMIIQTAQQLNIAVHKTGTVVTIEGPRFSSKAESNMFRQWGGHVINMTSVPEVVLAKEAGICYAAIALATDYDCWKENKEEHVTVADVLATFKKNCTKVTALITAVVPKIAKENWDQSCKELQDLVKNSVMT; translated from the exons atgtCCAAGAAAATCAAG ATCGGTATTATCGGCGGTTCAGGCCTAGACAATCCagacattttgaaaaactccAAAATTAAGACTGCACCCCAAACTCCTTTTGGAAAACCATCAGACGACCTAACTGTAGGAGAGATTGAAGGCATAGAGTGTGTGCTTTTGGCTCGACATGGGCGCAAACACAATGTAATGCCTGGAAATGTCAATTATCGAGCAAATATATGGACATTAAAAGAAGAAGGATGTACTCATATTGTTGCAGCAACTGCCACCGGTTCCTTACAGGAACACATCAAGCCTGGCGACATTGTGATTCTGGATAATTTTATTGACAG GACACAAGGtcgaaaacaaacattttatgaTGGAGAAGCCAAACATCCACAAGGAATATGCCATTTACCGATGGAACCTGCATTCCATGAGAAAACCAGACAGATGATCATCCAAACAGCCCAACAGCTGAACATTGCCGTCCATAAAACAGGAACCGTAGTTACTATAGAAGGTCCCAGGTTTTCTAGCAAGGCTGAGAGTAACATGTTCAGGCAATGGGGAGGACATGTGATAAACATGACGTCCGTTCCAGAg GTAGTTCTAGCTAAAGAAGCAGGTATCTGCTATGCAGCGATTGCTCTAGCAACAGATTATGATTGCTggaaagaaaacaaagaaGAACACGTTACTGTTGCTGATGTGCTTGCTACATTTAAGAAGAATTGTACAAAAGTTACTGCACTCATCACAGCTGTTGTTCCAAAAATTGCCAAAGAGAATTGGGACCAAAGCTGCAAAGAACTTcag gatcttgtcaaaaatagcgTCATGACTTGA
- the LOC138122670 gene encoding oxytocin receptor-like isoform X2, with protein MYEPRPSNMDISSDNTSRLLDESTTGDSSDMDRDENLARVEVATLAIIFLVTVIGNSTVLLALWTRRRYAGRKKLSRMYFFILHLSIADLITAFLSVLPQLAWDITYRFYGGFFLCKVIKYGQTLGPYLSSYVLMATAVDRHQAICYPLTYCSWTSRRSKVMVYLAWITSLVFCIPQLTIFTYTEIGKNEYDCWAIFQEPWGKKAYVTWYSISVFMVPLVVLIFTYTSICMEIWQSSESSLRPRSSQKSAPGKRTPLISRAKINTVKQTIAVIVMYIACSSPFILAQLWVTWDPESPFIEGPVFVILALLYSLNSCVNPWIYLAFNKELPKLLLRHYTASSKNYRTAAGGDAQSTSLRPFSRWSLCNSARSNKYPTRVPHRPYVAQYNARRWIVTTST; from the exons ATGTACGAGCCGAGACCATCCAACATGGATATTTCCTCAGATAACACTTCAAGACTCTTAGACGAAAGCACAACCGGCGACAGCAGCGATATGGACCGAGACGAAAACCTCGCCCGAGTGGAAGTCGCCACCCTGGCAATAATTTTCCTCGTCACCGTGATCGGCAACAGCACTGTCTTGCTCGCTTTATGGACCAGAAGGAG ATACGCCGGCCGGAAGAAATTATCCCGAATGTACTTCTTCATCCTGCACCTTAGCATAGCCGACTTGATAACGGCGTTCTTGAGCGTGCTGCCGCAGCTGGCATGGGACATAACTTACCGGTTCTACGGAGGCTTCTTCTTGTGCAAGGTTATCAAATACGGACAGACCCTCGGCCCGTACTTGAGCTCGTATGTGCTGATGGCGACGGCGGTCGACCGCCACCAGGCCATTTGCTACCCGCTGACCTACTGCTCGTGGACCTCGAGGAGGTCCAAGGTGATGGTCTACCTGGCGTGGATCACCAGTCTTGTCTTCTGTATTCCACAG CTGACTATATTCACTTACACCGAAATCGGCAAGAACGAGTACGACTGCTGGGCCATTTTCCAAGAACCATGGGGTAAAAAAGCATATGTGACATG GTACAGCATATCCGTGTTCATGGTCCCCTTGGTCGTCCTCATATTCACTTACACTTCGATCTGCATGGAGATCTGGCAAAGTTCGGAGTCCAGTCTGAGACCCAGGAGCTCCCAGAAGTCGGCGCCAGGGAAACGGACGCCTTTGATCTCTCGAGCCAAGATTAATACTGTCAAGCAGACCATTGCAGTCATTGTAATGTATATAGCATGCTCCTCTCCCTTCATTTTAGCTCAGTTATGGGTCACCTGGGACCCCGAGAGCCCCTTCATCGAAG GTCCCGTGTTCGTAATCTTAGCGCTTTTATACTCTCTAAACAGCTGTGTAAATCCTTGGATTTATCTGGCATTCAACAAGGAGCTGCCGAAACTCCTCCTCCGACACTACACCGCCTCCAGCAAGAATTACAGGACGGCGGCTGGAG GTGACGCCCAGAGCACCTCTTTGCGACCGTTCTCGAGATGGTCGCTGTGCAATAGCGCCAGATCGAACAAATACCCCACGCGTGTGCCCCACAGGCCCTACGTCGCTCAATACAACGCAAGAAGATGGATAGTGACGACATCCACCTGA
- the LOC138122670 gene encoding oxytocin receptor-like isoform X1 — protein sequence MYEPRPSNMDISSDNTSRLLDESTTGDSSDMDRDENLARVEVATLAIIFLVTVIGNSTVLLALWTRRRYAGRKKLSRMYFFILHLSIADLITAFLSVLPQLAWDITYRFYGGFFLCKVIKYGQTLGPYLSSYVLMATAVDRHQAICYPLTYCSWTSRRSKVMVYLAWITSLVFCIPQLTIFTYTEIGKNEYDCWAIFQEPWGKKAYVTWYSISVFMVPLVVLIFTYTSICMEIWQSSESSLRPRSSQKSAPGKRTPLISRAKINTVKQTIAVIVMYIACSSPFILAQLWVTWDPESPFIEGPVFVILALLYSLNSCVNPWIYLAFNKELPKLLLRHYTASSKNYRTAAGGNSASNSSGDAQSTSLRPFSRWSLCNSARSNKYPTRVPHRPYVAQYNARRWIVTTST from the exons ATGTACGAGCCGAGACCATCCAACATGGATATTTCCTCAGATAACACTTCAAGACTCTTAGACGAAAGCACAACCGGCGACAGCAGCGATATGGACCGAGACGAAAACCTCGCCCGAGTGGAAGTCGCCACCCTGGCAATAATTTTCCTCGTCACCGTGATCGGCAACAGCACTGTCTTGCTCGCTTTATGGACCAGAAGGAG ATACGCCGGCCGGAAGAAATTATCCCGAATGTACTTCTTCATCCTGCACCTTAGCATAGCCGACTTGATAACGGCGTTCTTGAGCGTGCTGCCGCAGCTGGCATGGGACATAACTTACCGGTTCTACGGAGGCTTCTTCTTGTGCAAGGTTATCAAATACGGACAGACCCTCGGCCCGTACTTGAGCTCGTATGTGCTGATGGCGACGGCGGTCGACCGCCACCAGGCCATTTGCTACCCGCTGACCTACTGCTCGTGGACCTCGAGGAGGTCCAAGGTGATGGTCTACCTGGCGTGGATCACCAGTCTTGTCTTCTGTATTCCACAG CTGACTATATTCACTTACACCGAAATCGGCAAGAACGAGTACGACTGCTGGGCCATTTTCCAAGAACCATGGGGTAAAAAAGCATATGTGACATG GTACAGCATATCCGTGTTCATGGTCCCCTTGGTCGTCCTCATATTCACTTACACTTCGATCTGCATGGAGATCTGGCAAAGTTCGGAGTCCAGTCTGAGACCCAGGAGCTCCCAGAAGTCGGCGCCAGGGAAACGGACGCCTTTGATCTCTCGAGCCAAGATTAATACTGTCAAGCAGACCATTGCAGTCATTGTAATGTATATAGCATGCTCCTCTCCCTTCATTTTAGCTCAGTTATGGGTCACCTGGGACCCCGAGAGCCCCTTCATCGAAG GTCCCGTGTTCGTAATCTTAGCGCTTTTATACTCTCTAAACAGCTGTGTAAATCCTTGGATTTATCTGGCATTCAACAAGGAGCTGCCGAAACTCCTCCTCCGACACTACACCGCCTCCAGCAAGAATTACAGGACGGCGGCTGGAG GTAACAGTGCAAGTAACTCCTCAGGTGACGCCCAGAGCACCTCTTTGCGACCGTTCTCGAGATGGTCGCTGTGCAATAGCGCCAGATCGAACAAATACCCCACGCGTGTGCCCCACAGGCCCTACGTCGCTCAATACAACGCAAGAAGATGGATAGTGACGACATCCACCTGA